A window from Montipora capricornis isolate CH-2021 chromosome 7, ASM3666992v2, whole genome shotgun sequence encodes these proteins:
- the LOC138057456 gene encoding beta-1 adrenergic receptor-like, whose translation MATDLQSRGVYLVVVEVSSLIVLNLLSLMGNTLVCISVYRNTRLRTTTNLYITALAISDLLSAVFVMPLTIGVLVSGRWIFGEVGCSFHSFLALFTIYVSPVTMGLTALNRYVRMCRPDHEYQKFFSRKKSLALLASVWVFVACYNGLPVIAGVQKSTFVPGYAACSVGHLSESGTLIHYGIVIPLFLLTPLTITVFSYVKVAKKMQQHKIETSSLQQTSPIISAREIRISKSLFVVVFAFMICWIPFSIIALVMRLHLVPKIPRNVLLLNSFLLYISNTINPFLYAGMNPCFRREFRKIFCKERRNVEDRINKITPQPDTNGVMQEDKGHSSID comes from the coding sequence atggCGACTGATCTGCAATCTAGAGGCGTATATTTGGTTGTTGTAGAAGTCAGCTCGTTAATTGTCTTGAACCTTCTGTCCCTTATGGGAAACACCTTGGTTTGCATCTCCGTATACAGAAACACACGATTGCGTACAACAACGAATCTTTATATCACCGCGCTGGCAATAAGTGATCTATTGTCGGCCGTGTTTGTAATGCCGTTGACGATTGGCGTCCTTGTAAGCGGCCGCTGGATTTTTGGCGAAGTTGGCTGTAGCTTTCATTCCTTCCTCGCTTTGTTTACCATCTACGTTTCACCCGTAACAATGGGGTTAACAGCGCTCAATCGTTATGTGCGAATGTGCAGGCCAGATCATGAATATCAGAAGTTCTTTTCTAGGAAAAAGTCACTGGCACTTTTAGCGTCTGTTTGGGTTTTTGTTGCCTGTTATAATGGCCTCCCCGTCATAGCTGGTGTTCAAAAAAGCACTTTTGTCCCTGGATATGCCGCTTGTTCCGTTGGTCATCTCAGCGAAAGTGGAACACTGATACACTATGGCATCGTCATCCCATTGTTCCTTTTAACACCTTTAACAATCACCGTGTTTAGCTACGTAAAAGTTGCGAAAAAGATGCAACAGCACAAAATCGAAACGTCGTCCTTGCAACAAACCTCACCAATCATTAGTGCCCGAGAGATAAGAATTAGTAAATCTCTATTCGTAGTTGTTTTCGCTTTCATGATCTGTTGGATTCCTTTTTCGATTATTGCTCTTGTAATGCGCCTACACTTGGTTCCAAAGATACCACGAAACGTACTGCTGCTAAATTCGTTTTTGCTTTACATATCCAATACAATCAATCCATTTCTTTACGCTGGTATGAACCCTTGTTTCAGACGAGAATTCCGGAAGATTTTTTGTAAGGAAAGAAGGAATGTTGAGGATCgtataaataaaataacacCTCAGCCAGATACGAATGGCGTTATGCAAGAAGACAAAGGCCATTCCTCGATTGATTAA